Proteins from one Silurus meridionalis isolate SWU-2019-XX chromosome 3, ASM1480568v1, whole genome shotgun sequence genomic window:
- the sp5a gene encoding transcription factor Sp5a, whose amino-acid sequence MAAVAVLRNDSLQAFLQDRTPNSSPENNKHSPLALLAATCNRIGHHHHHHHHHASNPADFIQVPYDATLGSPSRIFHPWSNEATPQPTLSSSSPFGLSSKAPLSAHLQSSYSSPHELPLTPPAEPSYPYDFSPVKMLPCSVQSLQATCPPTYVPAVTYTASAPMPTTVPAFVAGHTGLVPQQQRQLSPNHAEDIPWWSLQQGNAVSHPSSLAPHRFPLQRGLVLGHTDLAQYQSQIAALLHPKSPLASARRCRRCRCPNCQTSSSSDEPGKKKQHVCHVPGCGKVYGKTSHLKAHLRWHSGERPFVCNWLFCGKSFTRSDELQRHLRTHTGEKRFACPDCCKRFMRSDHLAKHVKTHQNKKAKPHEKSGEHVKREDTRHI is encoded by the exons ATGGCTGCGGTGGCTGTGCTGAGGAACGACAGTCTACAGGCGTTTCTGCAG GACCGTACGCCAAACTCTTCACCGGAGAACAACAAGCATTCTCCTCTGGCGCTTTTAGCAGCTACGTGTAACCGGATCgggcaccaccaccaccatcaccatcaccacgcATCCAACCCAGCCGACTTCATACAAGTTCCGTACGACGCGACCCTGGGTTCTCCATCACGCATTTTCCATCCGTGGAGTAATGAGGCGACTCCTCAGCCCACTCTTTCCAGCAGTTCCCCTTTCGGACTATCGTCTAAAGCTCCTCTTTCCGCGCACCTCCAAAGCTCCTACAGCTCTCCCCATGAGCTGCCGTTAACCCCTCCTGCAGAACCCTCGTACCCTTACGACTTCTCGCCGGTCAAGATGCTGCCGTGCTCCGTGCAGTCGTTACAGGCCACGTGTCCGCCGACCTACGTCCCTGCTGTGACGTACACGGCTTCAGCGCCCATGCCAACCACCGTGCCAGCTTTTGTAGCCGGCCACACCGGCCTTGTACCGCAACAACAAAGACAGCTGTCCCCGAATCATGCCGAGGACATCCCGTGGTGGAGTTTGCAACAAGGCAACGCCGTAAGTCACCCGTCGTCCCTTGCGCCTCACCGATTTCCTCTTCAGAGGGGTCTGGTGCTTGGTCACACGGACTTGGCGCAGTACCAGAGTCAGATCGCTGCTCTGCTGCACCCCAAATCCCCTCTGGCTTCAGCGCGCCGGTGCCGTAGGTGTCGCTGCCCGAACTGCCAGACGTCCAGCTCGAGTGACGAACCCGGTAAAAAGAAACAGCACGTGTGCCACGTTCCGGGCTGCGGCAAAGTTTACGGCAAAACGTCGCACCTAAAAGCGCACCTCCGCTGGCACTCCGGAGAGCGACCGTTCGTGTGCAACTGGCTGTTCTGCGGCAAAAGTTTCACACGCTCCGACGAGCTACAAAGGCACCTGAGaacacacactggagagaagcgCTTCGCCTGTCCCGACTGCTGCAAGAGGTTCATGAGGAGCGACCACTTGGCCAAACACGTGAAAACGCACCAGAACAAGAAAGCCAAACCGCACGAAAAGAGCGGCGAACACGTGAAACGGGAAGACACGAGACACATATAA